In Leptolyngbya sp. O-77, the genomic window CAGAGACTTTAATGGCGTGGGCGTGCCGTAATATTCCACCTGCACCTTGTCGAGGATGCTCGCATTTGCCCGCCCTGTGCGGATGGTGTTAAACGACCGCTGAGTGGCCTCAATGGTCTTCTGCATATTGCCTTCAATTTCAGCTAATTCCACAAGAGCCTCCAACAAGTGTGCCAATGGGTTCGCCCATCAAGGCGCGGCGAATATTGCCTTCAACCGCTAGGTTAAACACCATGATAGGGATATTGTTATCTTTGCACAGGGCGATCGCCGTTCCATCCATCACCCGCAGGTCTTTTTCCAGCGCATAGCTGTAGGTCAGCGTTTGGAACCTGCGGGCATCGGGGTTCACCTTCGGGTCAGCATCGTAAATGCCATCCACTTTTGTCGCCTTGAACACCACCTCTGCGCTAATTTCCGCTGCTCGCAGGGCCGCCGTCGTGTCCGTCGTAAAGAAAGGATTGCCAGACCCCGCACCAAAGATAACGACTCGCCCCTTTTCCAAATGGCGAATAGCGCGGCGGCGAATGTAGGGTTCTGCGACTTCCTGCATCTCAATCGCCGTCAGCACACGAGTTTGCACGCCCTTTCGCTCCAGCGAGTCTTGCAGCGTCATCGCGTTCATCACGGTGGCAATCATGCCGATGTAATCCGCTGTCGCCCGATCCATCCCCGCCGCTGCGCCCTTGATGCCGCGAAAAATATTGCCGCCGCCCACGACGACGGCCACTTCTACGCCCGTATCGACTACATCTTTAATCTCTGCACAAATTGCATCCACCACTGCCGGGTCAATCCCATAGGAGAGATCGCCCATCAGTGCCTCGCCGCTCAGCTTTAGCAAAACCCGCCGATACGTGTTCCCCATAGGTCGTGACAATTCTCTAGAACTTTAAATTGTTTCCAACCCAAGATAACAGTAGACCGGAAAAATCCGTCAGCGCCAAGCGGCCGGTTTGCCACCAGCTCCAGCAGACAGATAGGCATCGCAAAAGGACATCGCAAAAGGGCATCGCGAAAGGGCATCGCAAAAGGGCATCGCGAAAGCCGCAAACCCTGCATTCGACCCCAGGGATTTCGCTAAAATTGTTAAGTAATGTTTCAGAGTCCTCGGATTAATCCTGGGTTAACACTATGACTGCCGCTTCTGCATCTATCTACGACTTTTCAGCCACCAGCATCGACGGCAAGCCCGTATCGCTCGATGCGTTCAAAGACAAGGTGCTGTTGATTGTGAACACGGCCAGCCAGTGCGGCTTTACGCCCCAATATCAGGGGCTTCAGTCCCTCTACAGCAAATACGCCGATCGGGGTCTGGTGGTGCTGGGCTTCCCGTGCAATCAGTTTGGACAGCAGGAACCGGGAACAGCAGATCAAATCCAGGCGTTTTGCGAAACCCGGTTTGGGGTGTCGTTCCCGCTATTCCAAAAAGTAGACGTGAACGGCAGCAACGCCCATCCTCTGTTTCAATACCTGACGAAATCCGCCCCCGGTATCTTTGGCACGGAGGCGATTAAGTGGAATTTCACCAAGTTCTTGGTCGATCGCCAGGGCAACGTCGTGAAGCGCTACCCGCCCACCACCAAACCAGAAGATCTGGAGGCTGATATTCAGGCATTGCTGTAGCGCGGTTCCTAATTTCTTAATAATGATCGGCTAAGGCAAACGATCGGCCACGGCCGACACGGGACATTCTCGCTATCCTTCTGTCTCGCTATCCTTCTGTCGGCTGTCGCCATTTTACGGAGCAACCGATAGTGTGCGTGTGGGTGTCGGCGATCGCAGTGCCGGAGAGAATGCTGGCGATCGCCTCTTTCAAATAAGCCTTCTGAACCCCGTCAGGATTCTGCGGGCTATCGTCAATTGCCCCGTTATACCGGAGAATGCCCTCGCTATCCAGCAGGTAAATCTCCGGCGTGCGCTCTGCGCCAAACGCCTCGGCCACCTCCTGCGTCACATCGCGCAGGTAGGGAAAGTTGATCGCCTGCTCGATGGCAAAAGACTTCATCTTGTCGAAACTATCGTCGGGGTAGCGCGTGTCGTCGTTGGGATTGATGCCGATCAACGTCACGCCCTGCCCCTGAAAGTCGTCCTGAATTTGCTTGAGGCGATCAATATACAGCCGCACATAGGGGCAGTGGTTGCACATGAAAACCACACAAACCGCCCGATGGGATTTCAGATACCGAGCGAGATGATGCACCTCGCCATCTACACCGGGCAGTTCAAAGTCGGGCGCGTAACTACCAATCGCGGTTCCAGTCATACAGCAAGGAAATTTGCAGAGAAAATTTGCAGGAGACACTAGCCATCATACGCGAATCCTTTAGGGACGCTCATTTGCAAGATGGCCGATTATTTGCCGATGATTTGCAGCCTACTTGCTTTGTAGAGCCGACAGACTCAGGGTATGGTGACTAGGGGCAATCTGAACCACTCGACAACCCAGTTCCCTGCCGCAACCCCATTCACACAATCAACCATTTCTCAGCCCTACTCACCGAGGACGCAGGCCATGCTAGAGCTTTATCAATTTGAGTTATCCCACTACTGCGAAAAGATTCGGCTAATTTTGGACTATAAGGGCTTGCCCTATCACAAGGTGGAAGTGACTCCTGGTGTCGGCCAGCTTGATCTGTTTCGGATGTCTGGCCAGCGCCAGGTGCCCGTGCTGAAAGACGGCTCCACCATCATTGCCGACTCCACCGAAATTGCCGAGTATCTGGAAAAGACCTATCCCGATCGCCCGATTATTCCCACTGACCCCAAGCAGCGCGGGCTGTGTTTGTTAATGGAGCAGTGGGCCGACGAATCCATTGGGCTAAATGCCCGCAAGTGCATGATCGGCGCACTGGGCAAAGACCAGAGCTTCCGCCAGTCGTTTCTCCCCAACACGATTCCTGATTTTCTAAAAACGGTCGTTAGCTCTGTGCCCAATGAGCTATTTAGTGTCCTGGAACTGGGCGTGGGGTTAACCCCAGATGCCCTTAAAGAAGCCGAAGCATCCATGAAGCGGGATCTGGCGGCGCTCTGCTTTATCTTGCTCGATCAGCCCTACCTGATCACCGATCATCCCACCCTGGCAGATTTTGCTGTGGCGGGGCTGACGATGTACGTCAAGTTTCCTGATGGCGACTACCTGGATATTCCCCAATCGCTGAAGGGCAAGGGCGTTCCGGGTATCGCTGACGTGGGTACGTTTGCGCCGTTTTTTGAATGGCGCGATCGCCTCTACACCAACTTCCGCAAAACTGGGACGACCAGCACCAGCAGCAGCGCTAGTCGCCCCACCTCGATTCAGATCGACTAAATTGACTGGGCGTTTGGAATCAGGAGTCAGGTTTTGGGTTCCATCCTGATTCGCACCTGACACCTCCTCCCTAATCTCTCTCTAGCCTCCATAACCTGCCCATAACCGCCAAACGTACCCTGTTTATGGCACTCTGGAACGTAGAGCCTTGTGAAGGATAGCCTAGTGGCTTTCGCACTGGCTGTCAGTCGCGGTTTCTGCTTTCCAGATTCTCCATCGCCAATCTTTACTCACGCCCAAGGGTATGCAAACGCTTCCTAATCCTGTCAATGCGCCCACTCCTCCGTCTGCCCCTGCCGATGCCAACGTGGGCATTGTGCGCCGCAAAACACGCCCGGTTCCCGTGGGCGACATTACCATCGGCGGCGACTATCCGGTGGCGGTGCAGTCGATGATCAACGAAGACACGCTGGATATCGAGGGTTCCGTGGCGGCAATTCGGCGGCTGCATGAAATTGGCTGCGAAATTGTGCGGGTGACTGTGCCCAGCATGGCCCACGCCAAAGCGATGGAGGAAATCCGCGATCGCCTCTACAAGTCCTACAAGCCCGTGCCGCTGGTGGCCGATGTGCATCACAACGGCATGAAAATTGCCTTGGAAGTGGCGAATTATGTGGATAACGTGCGGATCAATCCGGGGCTGTACGTGTTTGAAAAGCCCAAGAGCGATCGCACGGAATACACCAGCGCCGAATTTACTGAAATTGGCGAAAAAATCCGCGAAACCCTGGAACCGCTGGTGATCAAGCTGCGTGACCAGAACAAGTCCATGCGGATTGGCGTGAATCACGGCTCTTTGGCAGAACGAATGTTATTCACCTACGGCGACACGCCCGAAGGCATGGTCGAGTCGGCCCTAGAGTTCATCCGCATTTGCGAATCGCTGGATTTCTACAACATTGAACTATCGCTGAAAGCCTCTCGCGTACCCGTGATGATTGCCGCCAACCGCCTGATGGTGAAGCGCATGGACGAGCTGGGCATGGACTATCCGCTGCACTTGGGCGTGACGGAAGCCGGAGACGGCGAATACGGCCGCATCAAGTCTACCGCGGGCATCGGCACGCTGCTGGCCGAGGGCATCGGCGACACGATCCGCGTCTCGCTAACGGAAGCCCCGGAGAAGGAGATTCCGGTCTGCTACGGCATCTTGCAGGCGCTGGGGCTGCGGCGAACGATGGTGGAATATGTCGCCTGTCCGTCTTGCGGACGCACGTTGTTTAACCTGGAAGAGGTGTTGGCCAAGGTTCGCGCTGCTACAAATCACTTGACCGGGTTAAATATCGCCGTAATGGGGTGCATTGTCAACGGGCCGGGCGAAATGGCCGATGCCGACTATGGCTATGTCGGCAAGCAGGCGGGCTACATTTCGCTGTATCGGGGACGTGAAGAAATTAAGCGCGTTCCGGAAGATCAGGGGGTGCAGGAGTTAATTAACTTGATCAAGGCAGATGGACGCTGGGTTGAGCCGTAGGGTCTAGAGAGCGAGAGCGCGATCGCCCTCATTCCACCCTGGACATCTCAGCCAACGTCGGTTTTGCTCAGTTCCTCACTCCGATTGGGCGAACTTTGACACGCGAACTTTGACACAGGGATTTTCTCGTCAATGCTTCTGTTGCCAATGCTTCTGTGCTTCTGTAATGATTAAGCAGACCGACCCAAGATGCCTGTGCTAGATTGGGCATACCCTCGTCGTGACCTTCTCCTCCTATCGCTATGGATATTACAAAACGCGGACTCGTTTTGGGCAGCACGGCATTTGCTGTCGCAGCAATGACCGTTACCGGGGCGGGGATGCACCTGTCCAAAGGGCAAGCGTTCTTCCAGGAAAGCCCGAAGGAGCTAATTGACGAGGTTTGGCAACTGATCAATCGCACCTACGTCGATGCCACGTTTAACCAGGTTGATTGGCAGGCAGTCCGGCAAGAATATCTAGAGCGCAACTACACGAACCGTGAAGAAGCCTACGCTGCCATCCGCGAGATGCTGGAGCTATTGGGTGATCCCTACACGCGGTTTATGAACCCGGCTGAGTTTCGGGATATGCAGGTAGACACGTCGGGCGAATTGACGGGGGTCGGCATTCAGCTTTCCCAAGACGAAGAAACCAAAGAACTGGTGGTTGTCGCGCCGATCGAAGACACGCCTGCATCGCAGGCTGGCATCCTGGCTAGAGATGTGATTACCAAAATTAACGATCAGACCACTGAAGGCATGGATGTGAACCAGGCAGTGTCGCTGATTCGCGGCCCGGTCGGCACTGAGGTTACGCTTACCATTCGTCGGGGCGATCAGGAGCTAGAGTTCAAGTTGCAACGGGCCCGGATCGAGCTACATCCAGTTAGGTACTCTCTGCAAGACTCCTCGCTGGGCAAGATCGGCTATATCCGCCTGAACCAGTTCAGCGCCAACGCCTCAGAAGAAATGAAAGAGGCAATTCAAGATCTAGAGCGGCAGCAGGCAACGGGCTACGTGCTGGATCTGCGCTCCAATCCAGGCGGACTGCTCTACGCCAGCATCGACATTGCCCGCATGTGGCTAAATGAAGGCGTGATCGTGTCCACCGTAGACCGCCAAGGCATTGCAGAACAGGAGCGGGCCAACGGCAGCGCCCTGACAGACAAGCCGCTCGTGGTGCTGGTGGACGGTGGTTCGGCTAGCGCCAGCGAGATCTTGTCGGGCGCGCTGCAAGACAATGGTCGTGCGGTGCTGGTGGGAACGCAGACTTTTGGCAAGGGACTGGTGCAGTCGGTGCGGGGACTGGGCGATGGCTCTGGGCTGGCGGTGACGGTTGCCAAATATCTGACCCCAAGCGGGCGCGACATCAATAAGCAGGGAATCGAACCCAATGTGCTGGTCGAGTTGACCGACGAACAGCGGGAAACCCTAAGCCAAAACCGGGATCAAATCGGTACGCTGGCTGATCCGCAATATGCGCGGGCACTGGAGGCCCTGCGGCAGGAAATTGCGGCCCATCGGCAGCGCCGAGCCGAATCGCTGCCCTAGCGCGACACTTTGCGAGACAACTGTTCTAGCCATTCGATCCCGACTATCTTTAACGCGGCAGACTTTAACGCGGCAGACATTTTCCAGCGCGAATCAGCCCTACCCGACGGGCGATCGCCTCGCTTTGGGACGCAAACGGCCCCCACTGCTGGATTTCGGTGTCTCCTGCGGTCTGCGACGGGCTGGCAAGTTCAGGGTTCAGATCGGCCGCAGTCACGATATCGCAGTGGCCTTCGGGCTGCTTGACGATGTACCAGTCGGTAGGAGCATTGGTTGATCTATTCGTCGCTTCGTGGGTCGATGCATTCATAGGGGCAATGGCTTCTGGAGTAGGGCAAGATGCAGGGAAGGGCGATCGCCTGCGATCGCTTCCTGGCGCTTCAATCCTAGCAGCGTCCCTACAAAAATCCCCCCTTAGCCAATAACAGCATAGAGGGGGGATTTTTTGATTAGCCAACCGATTGACTAGCCAACCGACTCCGTCCAGCAATGACAGTCGGCAAATAATTTAGCGGCTACTTCGTGGATTCTACGCGCTCAGACAGCGGATCACCTTCGTAGGGCTGCACGCCCGTTTTTGGATATTCGTCTCGGTCAGGGCTGAAAATCTCCGATGCTCCTTCGGTAAGGAATTGAATCGCCTGTCCAATGACCTTAAAAAGATTCATAACGCTGGCCTCAGCAACGAGTGAACGAGGAGCGAGTCATCTGGATAGAGCGGAAATCGAAAGGAAATATAAACTATCCTTAACTTGCTCCACTTCAATCATAGGAAATACAAGGCTTTTTTTGTTGCGCTCGCTACCATTCTTTACAGGAAGCGCAAAAGCCTTAGCCCTAACCTTAGCCCTGAAACAGCGACAGGCAAACTAGAACCAGCAGCACGCCAATTAGATAGAACCGCCCAACCACCTGAGTTTCTGACCAGCCGGTCAGTTCCAGATGATGATGCAGCGGAGCCATCTTGAAGAGACGCTTGCCGATACCGTTTTCATCTTTCGTGGCTTTGTAGTAGCCGACTTGAGCAATGACGGACAACGTTTCGACCAGGAAGATACCGCTCAGAATTAACAGACCAAAGAGCGACTGGCTGACGATCGCCGCAGCCGCTAGCGCTCCGCCCAGCGCTAGGGAACCCGTATCGCCCATAAACACGCGGGCGGGGTTATGGTTGTGTACCAAAAAGCCCAAGTAGCTGCCGCCCATCGCCGCACAGAAAACGGCTAGCTCAGGGTGATCTGGGGCAACGAGTGCCGCCAGACCGAGCAGGGCGATCGCCCCGGTGCCGCCCGCCAGCCCATCCAGCCCGTCGGTCAGGTTGGTGGCGTTGCTCTCGGCCACTAGCACAAACCACGACACCAGCCAGAACAGCGCCCCCAGCGGTAGCGCCAGTCCAAAGGGCAGCAGCACCGTGGTCATACCTGGAAATGAGTGGCTAAAAGCCCAGAGGCAGAACAGTCCCCCAAAGCCGATTTGCAGCGCCAGCTTGGTGCGGGGAGAAATGCCCTTATTCGACTTGCGGCGGAGGATCTGCCAATCATCAAGCCAGCCGATAAACCCATAGGCGAGGGTCAACGCTGCAACCGCCAACACGGTCGGGTGAAACCCGGAGAGCAGCAGGGCGATCGCCACGCCGACGGGAACAACGAAAATGCCGCCCATCGTCGGAGTGCCCGCCTTTTTCAGGTGCGCCTGGGGCCCATCTTCGCGAATCACCTGGCCCGCTTTCCACGCGCGGAGTTGGGGCACAGCCGCATAGCCCAACGCTCCGACCCCCGCCGCGGACAGGGCAAAGGGCAACGTCAGACTAGCCGCTTGCCAGGGCGATCGCCCCGCAGCCACATCCAGCGCCGCCATCAGACAGACCAGAATCGCGGATAACGTCAGGAGCAAGGTGCGCCCCGTTACTGAAATTGACCGACCTGGAGAAATCTTTGCATCCACAGTTTGCGCCTTCACTCCTCACCACAGCCTCTTCTCGCTGCTCAAACCCTCAAAACCTAGACCCAGAAGCCAAAGCAACCTACTTTCGCCTGGAAGCCGACAAAATGTTTCGAGAACCTAAACCCCAGAAGAGTTATCTAAATTCTGGATTACTCAGGGTAATGCCTGATGCACGATTTGAGCCAAAAATCTAGAAGCTGATATCAAACTTCAAACTCAAACCCGACGAATCCAGAAATCGTAAGCAAACGTCACACCACAAGTAATACAGAACAAATAATACAGACGGGCAGGCTTTTTTCCACCCCTCATTCGGAAATTTACATTAGTTTACGGCGATCGCGCGTCATTTGAGTCACACATTTGAAAAATAAGCCTTAGAAATGAGCCTGGGAAATTAAGCTCGAAAAATCAGCCCAAAGAAATCGTCCGAGTCGCACGAGAACCCAGGCTGAGCAGAAAACAGAAAGACCAGCGGTTTAGAAAGCGCGTGGCTCCAGCCCAGAAAATCCGAATCTCGCACAGGTTCCAATCTCACGCAAAATATAGAAGTAGTCCTCAAACAGGAGGCAAAAACAATGTCCCACATTTTGGCGCTAGTCGTCGCCCTGGGCAGCTTTGGGCTGTATATGTCGGCGTTTTTTCTGCCAGAGGTCTACCGCAAAAATGACTTTATCTGGAGCGGCGTGGGCATGTTCTATGCCCTAGTGCTGTGGGTGTGCGCGGGTCGCATCACAGGCGGCGTGCTGCTGGGACAGATAGCCAGCGTCGCCCTGCTGGGCTGGATGAGCTGGCAGTTGATCGAATCGCGGCGACTGCTTACACCCTACGACCAGCAAACGCGGTTGCCCGGATCATCGCGCAACTTGGGCGATTTGCTAAAGCTGGCGGCCGAGGAACTGCCGGGCCGCCTCCAGACCCAGTTCAAGGCTCTGCCGCAGCAAGCATCGGGCTGGATGAGTCAGGTGACGAGTCACGTCGGTAAATCGCCCAAGCTGGCGGGCAAACCCGTGCGATCGCTCCCCAAAGCCAGCCCCAAAGCCAGCCCCAAAGCCGTCCCACCCCAGCCCGCGCCTGTCGATGCGTCCAGCGCTCCCCCTGCGCTCGCTACCCCGGCCGCTGCCAGAACTCGACAACCTCGCCCCCCAGCCAAAACCACCCCTGCGGTCGCTGCCTCCAGCGTTACACCAACTGTGCCCGGGGAATCGCCGACCCCATCCGTAGAAGGGGCTGAGCCGCCAGACCAAGCCGTTTCATCGACCGCCCAGCCTGCGGAGCCAGAGGCAACACCAGCCGTATCTGATCCCCTCGCTCCTGCCCCATCGACTATCCCATCGACCGCTCCATCGACCGCCATCGCTGCATCCGATCCTGCATCCGATGCTGAACCTGGGAGGACTCTGGAACAGGTCGCTGTTGACGAAACCTCGGAGCCAGCAGCGTGGGTAGAACTGGCTACAGACTCAACAGACTCGGCTTCTCCAGACGCATTCCGGCCCGCGACTGAGGACTCGTTTACGCTGGACGAGGTGCTAGTAGAGCTAGCGACCGGGGAAATGTCGGGCGAAATGTCTGTTAAAGTGCCTGCCGATCGCAGCCCTCCTGATACCCCTATTCCCTTCTCGGCTACACCCGAAGCGCTGGTTGA contains:
- the pyrH gene encoding UMP kinase → MGNTYRRVLLKLSGEALMGDLSYGIDPAVVDAICAEIKDVVDTGVEVAVVVGGGNIFRGIKGAAAGMDRATADYIGMIATVMNAMTLQDSLERKGVQTRVLTAIEMQEVAEPYIRRRAIRHLEKGRVVIFGAGSGNPFFTTDTTAALRAAEISAEVVFKATKVDGIYDADPKVNPDARRFQTLTYSYALEKDLRVMDGTAIALCKDNNIPIMVFNLAVEGNIRRALMGEPIGTLVGGSCGIS
- a CDS encoding glutathione peroxidase, translating into MTAASASIYDFSATSIDGKPVSLDAFKDKVLLIVNTASQCGFTPQYQGLQSLYSKYADRGLVVLGFPCNQFGQQEPGTADQIQAFCETRFGVSFPLFQKVDVNGSNAHPLFQYLTKSAPGIFGTEAIKWNFTKFLVDRQGNVVKRYPPTTKPEDLEADIQALL
- a CDS encoding thioredoxin family protein, whose product is MTGTAIGSYAPDFELPGVDGEVHHLARYLKSHRAVCVVFMCNHCPYVRLYIDRLKQIQDDFQGQGVTLIGINPNDDTRYPDDSFDKMKSFAIEQAINFPYLRDVTQEVAEAFGAERTPEIYLLDSEGILRYNGAIDDSPQNPDGVQKAYLKEAIASILSGTAIADTHTHTIGCSVKWRQPTEG
- a CDS encoding glutathione S-transferase family protein, with amino-acid sequence MLELYQFELSHYCEKIRLILDYKGLPYHKVEVTPGVGQLDLFRMSGQRQVPVLKDGSTIIADSTEIAEYLEKTYPDRPIIPTDPKQRGLCLLMEQWADESIGLNARKCMIGALGKDQSFRQSFLPNTIPDFLKTVVSSVPNELFSVLELGVGLTPDALKEAEASMKRDLAALCFILLDQPYLITDHPTLADFAVAGLTMYVKFPDGDYLDIPQSLKGKGVPGIADVGTFAPFFEWRDRLYTNFRKTGTTSTSSSASRPTSIQID
- the ispG gene encoding (E)-4-hydroxy-3-methylbut-2-enyl-diphosphate synthase — translated: MQTLPNPVNAPTPPSAPADANVGIVRRKTRPVPVGDITIGGDYPVAVQSMINEDTLDIEGSVAAIRRLHEIGCEIVRVTVPSMAHAKAMEEIRDRLYKSYKPVPLVADVHHNGMKIALEVANYVDNVRINPGLYVFEKPKSDRTEYTSAEFTEIGEKIRETLEPLVIKLRDQNKSMRIGVNHGSLAERMLFTYGDTPEGMVESALEFIRICESLDFYNIELSLKASRVPVMIAANRLMVKRMDELGMDYPLHLGVTEAGDGEYGRIKSTAGIGTLLAEGIGDTIRVSLTEAPEKEIPVCYGILQALGLRRTMVEYVACPSCGRTLFNLEEVLAKVRAATNHLTGLNIAVMGCIVNGPGEMADADYGYVGKQAGYISLYRGREEIKRVPEDQGVQELINLIKADGRWVEP
- the ctpC gene encoding carboxyl-terminal processing protease CtpC, which encodes MDITKRGLVLGSTAFAVAAMTVTGAGMHLSKGQAFFQESPKELIDEVWQLINRTYVDATFNQVDWQAVRQEYLERNYTNREEAYAAIREMLELLGDPYTRFMNPAEFRDMQVDTSGELTGVGIQLSQDEETKELVVVAPIEDTPASQAGILARDVITKINDQTTEGMDVNQAVSLIRGPVGTEVTLTIRRGDQELEFKLQRARIELHPVRYSLQDSSLGKIGYIRLNQFSANASEEMKEAIQDLERQQATGYVLDLRSNPGGLLYASIDIARMWLNEGVIVSTVDRQGIAEQERANGSALTDKPLVVLVDGGSASASEILSGALQDNGRAVLVGTQTFGKGLVQSVRGLGDGSGLAVTVAKYLTPSGRDINKQGIEPNVLVELTDEQRETLSQNRDQIGTLADPQYARALEALRQEIAAHRQRRAESLP
- a CDS encoding isochorismate synthase; its protein translation is MNLFKVIGQAIQFLTEGASEIFSPDRDEYPKTGVQPYEGDPLSERVESTK
- the mraY gene encoding phospho-N-acetylmuramoyl-pentapeptide-transferase, whose amino-acid sequence is MKAQTVDAKISPGRSISVTGRTLLLTLSAILVCLMAALDVAAGRSPWQAASLTLPFALSAAGVGALGYAAVPQLRAWKAGQVIREDGPQAHLKKAGTPTMGGIFVVPVGVAIALLLSGFHPTVLAVAALTLAYGFIGWLDDWQILRRKSNKGISPRTKLALQIGFGGLFCLWAFSHSFPGMTTVLLPFGLALPLGALFWLVSWFVLVAESNATNLTDGLDGLAGGTGAIALLGLAALVAPDHPELAVFCAAMGGSYLGFLVHNHNPARVFMGDTGSLALGGALAAAAIVSQSLFGLLILSGIFLVETLSVIAQVGYYKATKDENGIGKRLFKMAPLHHHLELTGWSETQVVGRFYLIGVLLVLVCLSLFQG
- a CDS encoding Ycf66 family protein, with the translated sequence MSHILALVVALGSFGLYMSAFFLPEVYRKNDFIWSGVGMFYALVLWVCAGRITGGVLLGQIASVALLGWMSWQLIESRRLLTPYDQQTRLPGSSRNLGDLLKLAAEELPGRLQTQFKALPQQASGWMSQVTSHVGKSPKLAGKPVRSLPKASPKASPKAVPPQPAPVDASSAPPALATPAAARTRQPRPPAKTTPAVAASSVTPTVPGESPTPSVEGAEPPDQAVSSTAQPAEPEATPAVSDPLAPAPSTIPSTAPSTAIAASDPASDAEPGRTLEQVAVDETSEPAAWVELATDSTDSASPDAFRPATEDSFTLDEVLVELATGEMSGEMSVKVPADRSPPDTPIPFSATPEALVEQQPEPFELEPDARATQPSSPAPLPDLPDSGLSDPSDLSDVRANVQPDVRTDVQPENSQTENQPQPQIQDLIESADGLFELATEPEPDSSRLDAPVEKLPMEELLDAPRSLDVQPLPAQPEDAAWEFDWDLPSLDSPGSGSPAPDSPAPDSPAPNLQDSDLQNWTDEAGAIAQNWQDEFDDDFSDDFDLEPENAGENAVIVSIERLDLSPALADPIEPRPNEAASTPHVNAAEATEDLEPTKSEPSFADEDPNDDLLI